DNA sequence from the Actinacidiphila yeochonensis CN732 genome:
ACCTCTTCCGCGACCACTTCGAGGTCGCCCTGACGGCGGGCAAGGCGCACGACGGGCGCTGGGGCGACATCATGCGGCGGCTGCCGTCCGCGGCCAGCCTCGACAAGTTCGCCTACCGGATGAACGCGCTGGTCTTCCCGCTGTGGACGTTCACGATCATCGCGGGCGCGATCTGGGCGCAGGCCGCCTGGGGCCACTACTGGGAGTGGGACCCGAAGGAGACCTGGTCGTTCATCACCTGGGTCCTCTACGCCGGCTACCTGCACGCCCGCGCCACCGCCGGGTGGAAGGGCCGCAAGGCCGCCTACCTGGCGATGATCGCCTTCGCGTGCTTCCTCTTCAACTACTACGGCGTGAACATCTTCGTCACCGGGAAGCACTCCTACGCCGGAGTCTGACGACTGCTCCGCGCCCGTCCGAGCCCCGGCGCCGCCAACCAGTACGCCGGCGCCGGACACCACGGCCGCGTGCCCGTACCTGACAACGGGCACGCGGCCGTGCACGTCCTCCCAGCCCGCCGGCGAACCCCGCCCCGGTGAACCGGTGAACCGGTGAACCGGTGACCGGCCGGCCCGCCCCTTGCGGCCCGGTCCCTGGCGAACCCCCGGCGCGGCCGCCGTCGGGGCTCCCCGCGGGACCGGGTCCTCAGTCCTGCATGCCCTTGCGGCGCCGCTCGTCCAGCGACCGCAGGAACTCCGGGTTGTCGTCCGGCGGCACCCAGCCGCTCGGCAGGTCCGAGCCGAACCCGCCCGGCACCGGCCCCGGCTCCGGGCTGCCCGGCGTGCCCGAGAGGACGTCGTAGGGGCCGTACGGTCCGGTCCGGGTGTCCTGCGCCACGCGCCCGTCGCGGGGGTGCTGCTGCTGGCTCAGCCACTCGACGGGGATGCCGCCGGGGCCGATCGCCCGCTCGGGGCGGCGGCCGAGCGCCAACCACGCCAACGGGCCCACCAGTACCGGTCCGAGCAGCAGCACGATGGCCAGCCAGAGGCCCTTCGGGAGCCGGCGGACGCGGTGCGGCGGCGTCCCCAGGCAGTCCACGAACGCGTGTATCCACACGGCGAGGATCAGCAGGTACGGGACGATCCGGAGCAACGAAGACACCCCCGGTGACTCGCGGGGGCGCCAACCGCCCCTGGTCCCCCCAGCGTAACCACGGCCCGGCGCGAACGGCCGGTCCCGACCGGAACGATCTCCGCCGGATGTGCCGCCGACACGCCCGCCGGGGCCGGGTGGCGGCCGCCGTCCGAGCCGACGTCCCCGTTGGCGTCCCGACCGCTGTCCGGTCCGCCGTCCCGACCGCCGTCCGGTCCGCCGTCGCGACCGCGGTCCCGACCGCGGCCCAGGCCGGACGTCCGGCGCAGCCGGCCCGGTCCGTCCCGGCACGGGTCCGGCCCACGTCGCGGGCGGGCGGGATGCGAGACTGTGGCCCATGGCTTACGACGACCTCCGCTCGCTGCTGCGGGCGCTGGAGAAGGACGGCGACCTCAAGCGGATCACCGCCGAGGTGGACCCGTACCTGGAGGTCGGCGAGATCACCGACCGGGTGAACAAGGCAGGCGGCCCCGCGCTGCTCTTCGAGAACGTCCGGGGTTCGGTCGCCCCGCTGGCGATGAACGTCTACGGCACCGACCGGCGGCTGCTCAAGGCGCTCGGCCTGGCCTCGTACGAGGAGATCGGCGAGCGCATCGCCGGGCTGCTGAAGCCGGAGCTGCCGCACGGCTTCGTGGGCGTGCGGGAGGCGTTCGGCAAGCTGTCGGGGATGCTCCACGTCCCGCCGAAGAAGGTCAAGGACGGCCCGGTGCAGGAGGTCGTGCTCACCGGCGACGACGTCGACCTGGAGAAGCTGCCGGCGCTGTTCACCTGGCCGCAGGACGGCGGCTCGTTCTTCAACCTGGGCCTGACCCACACCAAGGACCCCGAGTCCGGGGTGCGCAACCTCGGCCTCTACCGGCTCCAGCGGCACGACCGGCGCACCATCGGCATGCACTGGCAGATCCACAAGGACAGCCGCAACCACTACCAGGTGGCGCAGCGGCGCGGCGAACGGCTCCCCGTCGCCATCGCCTTCGGCTGCCCGCCGGCGGTCACCTACGCGGCCACCGCGCCGCTGCCGGGCGACATCGACGAGTACCTGTTCGCCGGCTACGTGCAGGGCAAGCGGGTGGAGATGGTGGACTGCCGCACCGTGCCGCTCCAGGTCCCGGCCGAGGCCGAGGTGGTGCTGGAGGGCTGGCTGGAGCCCGGGCGGACGCTGCCCGAGGGGCCGTTCGGCGACCACACCGGCTTCTACACCCCGCAGGAGCCGTTCCCGGCGCTGACCATCGACTGCGTGACGATGCGCAAGCGGCCGATCCTCCAGTCCATCGTGGTGGGCCGCCCGCCCACCGAGGACGGGCCGCTGGGCCGCGCCACCGAGCGGTTCTTCCTGCCGCTGCTGAAGATCATCGTTCCGGACATCGTGGACTACCACCTGCCGGAGGCGGGCGGCTTCCACAACTGCGCCATCGTCGCGATCGACAAGAAGTACCCCAAGCACGCGCAGAAGGTCATGCACGCGGTGTGGGGCGCCCACATGATGTCGCTGACGAAGCTGATCGTCGTCGTGGACGCCGACTGCGACGTGCACGACCTGCACGAGGTCGCGTGGCGGGCGTTCGGCAACACCGACTACTCCCGCGACCTGACCGTCGTCGAGGGGCCCGTCGACCACCTCGACCACGCCTCGTACCAGCAGTTCTGGGGCGGCAAGGCGGGCATCGACGCCACCCGTAAGCTGCCGGAGGAGGGCTACACCCGCGACGGCGGCTGGCCCGAGATGGTGCTCTCCGACCCGGAGACCGCCGAACGCGTCACCAAGCGCTGGAAGGAATACGGTCTGTGAGCAGTGGCGAGGCGGTCCTCGGCGGCGGCAGTACGAAGACGGGGCCGCCGCGGGCGAAGAGCGGCACGCCGGTCCGGGCGTTCCTGCGGCTGGTGATGATCGAGCACTCGGTCTTCGCGCTGCCGTTCGCCTACATCGCGGCGCTGACCGCGATGTTCCGCGACGACCGCGGCGTCCACTGGGGCGAGCTGCTGCTGGTGACGGTGGCGATGGTCGGCCTGCGCACCTTCGCGATGGCCGCCAACCGGATCATCGACCGGGAGATCGACGCCCGCAACCCGCGCACCGCGAACCGGGAACTGGTCACCGGCGCGGTGTCGGTGCGCTCGGCGTGGACGGGCGCGCTGGTCGCGCTGGCGGTCTTCCTGGGCGCGGCGGCGCTGCTCAACCCGCTGTGCCTGGCGCTGGCGCCGGTCGCGATCGTGCCGATGGTGGTCTACCCGTACGGCAAGCGGTTCACGAACTTCCCGCACGCCATCCTCGGCATCGCGCAGGCGATGGGCCCGGTCGGCGCCTGGCTGGCGGTCACCGGGTCGTGGGACTGGCACGCGGTGGTGCTGGGCCTGGCGGTCGGCGTCTGGATCGGCGGGTTCGACCTGATCTTCGGCAGCCAGGACGTGGCCGCCGACCGCGCGCACGGCGTCAAGTCCGTGCCCGCCCGCTTCGGCATCCCCGCCGCCCTGTACGGCGCCCGGGTCTGCCACGTGATCACGACCGGCCTGCTGGTCTGGTACGGCGTCGCGACCCACGCGGGCGTGCTCTTCTGGGTGGGCATGGCGATCGTCGCGGGCGCGTTCGTCTACGAGCACTCGATCGTCAAGCCGCACGACCTCTCCCGGCTGAACCGGGCGTTCTTCACGGTCAACGGCATCATCGGCATCACGCTCTTCGTCTTCGCGCTGGCCGACCTGATCGTCCGCGGCCTCGGCTGGTAGCCGCTCGGGCCCCGGGTTCCGGCCGCGCCGCGTGAGCGGCGC
Encoded proteins:
- a CDS encoding menaquinone biosynthesis decarboxylase → MAYDDLRSLLRALEKDGDLKRITAEVDPYLEVGEITDRVNKAGGPALLFENVRGSVAPLAMNVYGTDRRLLKALGLASYEEIGERIAGLLKPELPHGFVGVREAFGKLSGMLHVPPKKVKDGPVQEVVLTGDDVDLEKLPALFTWPQDGGSFFNLGLTHTKDPESGVRNLGLYRLQRHDRRTIGMHWQIHKDSRNHYQVAQRRGERLPVAIAFGCPPAVTYAATAPLPGDIDEYLFAGYVQGKRVEMVDCRTVPLQVPAEAEVVLEGWLEPGRTLPEGPFGDHTGFYTPQEPFPALTIDCVTMRKRPILQSIVVGRPPTEDGPLGRATERFFLPLLKIIVPDIVDYHLPEAGGFHNCAIVAIDKKYPKHAQKVMHAVWGAHMMSLTKLIVVVDADCDVHDLHEVAWRAFGNTDYSRDLTVVEGPVDHLDHASYQQFWGGKAGIDATRKLPEEGYTRDGGWPEMVLSDPETAERVTKRWKEYGL
- the mqnP gene encoding menaquinone biosynthesis prenyltransferase MqnP, with protein sequence MSSGEAVLGGGSTKTGPPRAKSGTPVRAFLRLVMIEHSVFALPFAYIAALTAMFRDDRGVHWGELLLVTVAMVGLRTFAMAANRIIDREIDARNPRTANRELVTGAVSVRSAWTGALVALAVFLGAAALLNPLCLALAPVAIVPMVVYPYGKRFTNFPHAILGIAQAMGPVGAWLAVTGSWDWHAVVLGLAVGVWIGGFDLIFGSQDVAADRAHGVKSVPARFGIPAALYGARVCHVITTGLLVWYGVATHAGVLFWVGMAIVAGAFVYEHSIVKPHDLSRLNRAFFTVNGIIGITLFVFALADLIVRGLGW
- a CDS encoding PLDc N-terminal domain-containing protein, with the protein product MSSLLRIVPYLLILAVWIHAFVDCLGTPPHRVRRLPKGLWLAIVLLLGPVLVGPLAWLALGRRPERAIGPGGIPVEWLSQQQHPRDGRVAQDTRTGPYGPYDVLSGTPGSPEPGPVPGGFGSDLPSGWVPPDDNPEFLRSLDERRRKGMQD